From Tepidimicrobium xylanilyticum, the proteins below share one genomic window:
- a CDS encoding distal tail protein Dit, which produces MGFIYNGISSQSMKIRARLTKWQVSPALRNSFETVPGKAGIADFGCDISERNIIISCSVLPQRSFADLVSVLDNVAEWLNPENGLKQLVIDDLPDRYFKARLSEAVDCERILRTAGSFELRFVCPDPYVYALEDEIFVLSETGLHELERVKGNADSNPVYHLKGLISMSSSSYISLITNGEELLIVGSLSEGETLIVDSGMVTAKVIDETGGTLRNGLPSLQDLNFPILRKGVNHIEIAAENATFTELKIQAKSRWR; this is translated from the coding sequence ATGGGATTTATCTACAATGGAATATCGTCGCAAAGTATGAAAATACGAGCAAGACTTACCAAATGGCAGGTCTCCCCTGCCCTGCGCAATTCCTTTGAAACTGTGCCGGGCAAAGCAGGTATTGCAGATTTTGGCTGCGATATATCAGAACGAAACATAATAATTAGCTGTAGTGTGCTTCCCCAGCGCAGTTTTGCCGATCTTGTATCGGTTCTTGATAATGTTGCTGAATGGTTAAATCCGGAAAACGGGCTTAAACAACTTGTTATAGATGATTTGCCCGACCGATATTTCAAGGCTCGCTTATCAGAAGCGGTTGACTGTGAGCGGATATTGCGAACAGCGGGCAGCTTTGAACTTCGGTTTGTTTGTCCCGACCCGTATGTTTACGCGTTGGAAGATGAGATATTTGTTCTTTCTGAAACAGGTCTGCATGAGTTGGAGAGGGTTAAAGGAAATGCGGATTCCAATCCGGTTTATCACTTGAAGGGTTTGATATCAATGTCTTCATCAAGCTATATTTCACTTATTACAAACGGCGAGGAATTGCTAATTGTTGGCTCATTATCTGAAGGTGAAACTCTGATTGTCGACTCCGGCATGGTAACAGCTAAGGTTATTGATGAAACAGGCGGAACCTTGAGAAATGGTCTTCCCAGCCTGCAGGATCTGAATTTTCCAATTCTCAGGAAAGGTGTTAATCATATTGAGATTGCTGCAGAAAACGCGACCTTTACTGAGTTAAAAATACAGGCAAAAAGCAGATGGAGGTGA
- a CDS encoding phage tail protein has product MADNFGLKIGIEGEKEFKNAIREINQSFKVLGSEMNLVASQFDKQDKSVEAVTARNKVLNKEIELQKEKIATLEKALANAASSFGETDRRTQSWQIQLNNAKAELNKMERELEQSAESADELGDELKESGDNAEKSSSKFEKLGSVLKGVGAAMGAAAAAAGAAAIKLGKEVVEQFGELEQNLGGSEAVFGEYAARIQKTGEEAYKNLGLSQSEYLATANKMGALFQGAGVDQQKSLELTEKAMQRAADMASVMGIDMQTAMESIAGAAKGNFTMMDNLGVAMNATTIEAYALAKGLDFAWNSATNAEKAEIAMQMFFEKTEQYAGNFARESTQTISGSIGLLQASLSSFIAGLGNANADMTNLTQNLVDAFQAVVKNIVPVLENIVAALPEATGAIISAVKDLLPVLLQTVTELFSQVLQTLLSLLPELIPAAVDAVMTIVGALIDNLPLLIDAAVQLITALVMGLGEALPELIPAAVQAVITIVQGLLDNMDKILEAAFTLIQGLAQGLLNALPELIEALPRIITTIIDFVTNNMPKIIELGITLIVQLAAGLVKAIPELVKSLPQIVAAIIEGLGKAVVSVVEIGKNIVKGIWEGIKSLGSWIKDKVSGFFSGIVDGVKNFLGIRSPSTVFEGIGGNMALGIGEGFDKAMARVADDMQNAVPTDFNISPDINVSGRGEFSGLASGPLVVVQQMIVRGEEDIRRISQELYNLMQTGSRAQGRFITA; this is encoded by the coding sequence GTGGCAGACAATTTTGGCTTGAAGATCGGGATTGAAGGCGAAAAGGAATTTAAAAACGCCATTCGTGAGATCAACCAAAGTTTTAAGGTACTGGGTAGCGAAATGAACCTGGTCGCATCTCAGTTCGACAAGCAGGATAAGTCAGTTGAAGCTGTTACTGCAAGAAACAAGGTGCTTAACAAAGAGATCGAATTGCAGAAAGAAAAAATAGCTACTTTGGAGAAAGCGCTTGCCAATGCCGCCTCATCTTTCGGAGAAACCGACAGACGTACTCAGTCGTGGCAAATACAGCTTAATAATGCAAAAGCCGAACTGAACAAAATGGAGCGCGAGCTCGAACAGTCTGCTGAAAGTGCAGACGAGCTTGGGGACGAATTGAAGGAAAGTGGAGACAATGCCGAAAAATCCAGCTCGAAATTTGAGAAGCTGGGCAGCGTTCTTAAAGGTGTTGGCGCGGCTATGGGTGCTGCAGCGGCCGCAGCGGGCGCGGCTGCCATCAAGCTGGGAAAAGAGGTCGTGGAGCAGTTTGGTGAGCTTGAGCAGAACCTTGGCGGTTCTGAAGCTGTGTTTGGCGAGTATGCTGCACGTATCCAAAAAACGGGAGAAGAAGCCTACAAGAATCTGGGCTTGTCCCAATCCGAGTACCTTGCCACCGCCAACAAAATGGGCGCACTGTTTCAGGGTGCTGGTGTCGATCAGCAAAAAAGTCTGGAACTTACCGAGAAGGCCATGCAGCGAGCGGCGGACATGGCTTCGGTTATGGGCATTGACATGCAGACTGCTATGGAATCCATCGCTGGCGCAGCCAAGGGTAACTTCACCATGATGGATAATCTGGGTGTCGCCATGAACGCCACTACCATCGAAGCTTATGCTCTTGCAAAAGGGCTGGATTTTGCCTGGAATAGCGCAACCAATGCCGAAAAGGCCGAGATCGCCATGCAGATGTTTTTTGAAAAAACCGAACAGTATGCTGGCAACTTCGCAAGAGAGTCTACCCAGACCATCAGCGGTTCCATTGGTCTTTTACAAGCCTCTCTAAGTTCGTTTATAGCAGGACTTGGCAATGCGAACGCTGATATGACGAACCTAACACAAAATCTTGTGGATGCCTTTCAGGCTGTAGTTAAAAATATCGTGCCGGTTTTGGAAAATATAGTGGCTGCTCTGCCGGAGGCAACCGGTGCGATTATCTCAGCAGTCAAAGATCTGCTTCCCGTGCTGTTGCAAACTGTAACTGAATTGTTCTCTCAGGTGCTTCAAACTCTCTTGAGCCTGCTGCCGGAGCTGATTCCAGCAGCAGTAGATGCGGTCATGACCATTGTCGGAGCACTCATTGATAACCTGCCTTTACTCATTGATGCAGCGGTGCAGCTAATCACAGCGTTGGTAATGGGGCTTGGAGAAGCATTACCGGAGCTAATTCCAGCAGCGGTTCAAGCAGTGATCACCATTGTGCAAGGGCTGCTGGATAATATGGACAAAATCCTTGAAGCTGCTTTTACATTGATTCAGGGACTGGCGCAGGGACTTTTAAATGCATTGCCAGAACTAATTGAAGCACTGCCGAGGATAATTACAACAATCATTGACTTTGTGACGAACAATATGCCGAAGATCATAGAATTGGGAATTACGCTTATCGTACAGCTTGCTGCCGGGCTTGTGAAAGCCATTCCAGAACTAGTAAAGTCTTTACCTCAGATTGTTGCGGCTATTATAGAAGGTTTGGGCAAGGCGGTTGTTTCAGTGGTTGAGATTGGTAAGAACATTGTAAAAGGCATCTGGGAAGGTATTAAAAGCCTTGGTAGCTGGATTAAGGATAAGGTTTCCGGTTTCTTTTCCGGTATTGTTGATGGAGTAAAGAATTTTCTTGGAATCAGATCTCCGTCCACTGTTTTTGAAGGTATTGGCGGCAATATGGCACTGGGTATTGGTGAGGGATTTGACAAGGCTATGGCCAGAGTGGCAGACGATATGCAAAATGCAGTGCCGACAGATTTTAATATATCTCCTGATATTAATGTAAGTGGAAGAGGTGAATTTAGCGGTTTAGCTTCTGGGCCGCTTGTTGTGGTGCAGCAGATGATTGTTCGTGGTGAAGAAGACATACGTAGGATATCACAGGAGTTATACAACCTGATGCAGACAGGTTCAAGGGCGCAGGGACGTTTTATAACAGCGTAA
- a CDS encoding major tail protein, producing MKNMATIGLDRLYYAKITENENGEETYDTPVPLAKAITAELSVELAEATLYADDGAAEVVKEFQSGTLTLGVADIGLDAAEVLTGATLDDNKVLISTSEDGGAPVAIGFRAKKANGKYRYFWLYRVKFGIPATNLQTKGDSITFSTPTIEGTVMRRNKPDGQGKHPWKAEVSEDDPGVSPETITGWYTEVYEPVFAVGGGSE from the coding sequence ATGAAAAACATGGCCACAATCGGACTGGACAGGTTATATTACGCCAAAATAACCGAGAATGAAAACGGAGAAGAGACCTATGACACGCCTGTTCCGCTGGCTAAGGCGATTACGGCGGAACTTTCTGTGGAGCTGGCAGAGGCGACACTTTATGCCGATGACGGGGCGGCAGAAGTGGTCAAGGAATTTCAAAGCGGTACCCTGACTCTAGGTGTTGCAGATATCGGATTAGACGCTGCTGAGGTTTTGACGGGAGCCACCCTTGATGACAATAAGGTGCTGATTTCCACCAGCGAGGATGGAGGCGCGCCTGTGGCAATTGGCTTTAGAGCCAAGAAAGCTAACGGCAAGTACAGGTATTTTTGGCTTTACAGGGTGAAATTCGGCATCCCGGCAACAAATCTGCAAACGAAAGGCGACAGCATTACCTTTTCGACACCCACCATTGAAGGGACAGTCATGAGACGTAACAAACCAGATGGCCAGGGAAAGCACCCTTGGAAGGCGGAGGTCAGCGAAGACGATCCCGGTGTATCGCCTGAAACTATTACCGGCTGGTATACGGAAGTTTATGAGCCGGTATTTGCTGTGGGAGGAGGCAGCGAATAA
- a CDS encoding HK97 gp10 family phage protein, with translation MAKVEVKMPEEFLLKLSRLGEGTDEIIPKVLEAGGEVVLSKVKSNLQSVIGSGTKYPSRATGELVNALGLSPAKQDRNGNHNIKIGFTEPRKDGESNAKIANIIEYGKSGQPPRPFLKPAKSATRKSCIEAMKSRLEQELGRI, from the coding sequence GTGGCTAAGGTGGAAGTTAAAATGCCGGAAGAGTTCTTGCTCAAGTTATCCAGACTTGGAGAAGGAACAGATGAAATCATACCTAAGGTGCTGGAAGCAGGCGGGGAAGTGGTTCTTTCAAAAGTGAAGTCCAATCTTCAGTCAGTTATCGGGAGCGGCACTAAATATCCGTCCAGAGCAACCGGTGAATTGGTAAATGCTTTGGGGCTCTCTCCTGCCAAACAGGACAGGAATGGAAACCACAACATAAAAATCGGCTTTACTGAACCAAGGAAAGATGGGGAAAGCAATGCGAAGATCGCTAATATTATCGAATACGGCAAGTCCGGGCAGCCTCCAAGGCCCTTTTTGAAACCGGCAAAATCAGCTACAAGGAAGTCCTGCATCGAAGCAATGAAGTCAAGACTGGAACAGGAGCTGGGTCGTATATGA